A window from Variovorax sp. PBL-E5 encodes these proteins:
- a CDS encoding TPM domain-containing protein translates to MFREWLSALQSVAARIAALFLIALTFSAAAHAQDLQPVPVLNARVIDQTGTLDASQRQALDAKLQAFEQKKGSQIVMLMVATTQPEDIASYANRVANAWKIGRKAVGDGVLVLVAKNDRKMRIEVAKTLEGAVPDLAAARIIDEAMAPRFRQNDFAGGLDAAADQLIARISGEPLPEVDAKSGDFGERGAAKGFDWQDLAVFLFIAVMVGGPIARSVLGRIPGSLAMGGLTGVIAMLLTSSLMIAVLAGIGALFFTLLSLAFGSGLGRGGRGGGFGGGFGGGGFGGGSSGGGGGFSSGGGGDFGGGGASGNW, encoded by the coding sequence GTGTTCCGCGAATGGCTGTCCGCCCTGCAGAGCGTTGCGGCCCGTATCGCCGCGCTCTTCCTGATCGCGCTCACCTTCAGTGCGGCGGCGCACGCGCAGGACCTGCAGCCGGTGCCCGTGCTGAACGCGCGCGTGATCGACCAGACCGGCACGCTCGATGCGTCGCAGCGCCAGGCGCTCGACGCCAAGCTGCAGGCCTTCGAGCAGAAGAAGGGTTCGCAGATCGTGATGCTGATGGTGGCGACCACGCAGCCCGAGGACATCGCGAGCTATGCCAACCGAGTCGCCAATGCCTGGAAGATCGGCCGCAAGGCGGTCGGCGACGGCGTGCTCGTGCTGGTCGCCAAGAACGACCGCAAGATGCGCATCGAGGTCGCCAAGACGCTCGAAGGCGCGGTGCCCGATCTCGCGGCGGCGCGCATCATCGACGAGGCGATGGCGCCGCGCTTTCGCCAGAACGATTTCGCGGGCGGCCTCGATGCGGCGGCCGACCAGCTGATCGCGCGCATCAGCGGCGAGCCGCTGCCCGAGGTCGATGCGAAGAGCGGCGACTTCGGCGAGCGCGGGGCGGCGAAGGGCTTCGATTGGCAGGACCTCGCCGTCTTCCTCTTTATCGCGGTGATGGTCGGCGGGCCGATCGCGCGCTCGGTGCTCGGCCGGATCCCGGGCTCGCTCGCGATGGGCGGGCTGACTGGCGTGATCGCGATGCTGCTCACGTCGAGCCTCATGATCGCAGTGCTGGCCGGCATCGGCGCGCTGTTCTTCACGCTACTGTCGCTGGCCTTCGGCTCGGGTCTCGGGCGCGGCGGCCGTGGCGGCGGATTCGGGGGTGGCTTTGGCGGCGGCGGCTTCGGCGGTGGATCGTCCGGCGGCGGTGGCGGCTTCAGCTCGGGCGGCGGCGGCGATTTCGGTGGCGGCGGCGCCTCGGGGAACTGGTAG
- a CDS encoding LemA family protein, producing the protein MVKRWFLIILAALSLAGCGYNDFQRLDEASKSAWSEVLNQYQRRADLVPNIVATVKGEASFEQDTLTKVIEARAKATSIQVTPETLNNPEAFNKFQQAQGELSSALSRLMAVSENYPSLKANQAFRDLRVTLEGTENRITVARNRYIQTVQEYNVLARSFPTNLTAKVFSYAPKPNFTVQNEAQISTPPTVDFSAPKK; encoded by the coding sequence ATGGTGAAACGCTGGTTCCTGATCATCCTTGCAGCCCTCTCGCTCGCAGGCTGCGGCTACAACGACTTCCAGCGCCTGGACGAGGCCAGCAAGTCGGCCTGGAGCGAAGTGCTCAATCAATACCAGCGGCGCGCCGACCTGGTGCCCAACATCGTGGCCACGGTCAAGGGCGAGGCGAGCTTCGAGCAGGACACGCTGACCAAGGTGATCGAGGCGCGCGCCAAGGCGACCTCGATCCAGGTCACGCCCGAGACGCTCAACAACCCCGAGGCCTTCAACAAGTTCCAGCAGGCGCAAGGCGAACTGTCGAGCGCGCTGTCGCGGCTGATGGCGGTGTCGGAGAACTATCCCAGCCTCAAGGCCAACCAGGCCTTCCGCGACCTGCGCGTGACGCTCGAAGGCACCGAGAACCGCATCACCGTGGCCCGCAACCGCTACATCCAGACGGTGCAGGAATACAACGTGCTCGCGCGCAGCTTCCCGACCAACCTGACGGCCAAGGTCTTCAGCTACGCGCCCAAGCCCAACTTCACGGTGCAGAACGAGGCGCAGATCTCGACGCCGCCAACCGTCGATTTCAGCGCACCGAAAAAATAG
- a CDS encoding YybH family protein yields MPKTKPRTAATGTADDIEAAFYEALQRGDVDALMACWADEDEVFCVHPGGPRLVGPAAIRAAFEHMFANGAIHATPARVRKIESIASAVHNVLERIEVLTAEGPRHAFVLATNVYHQTAQGWRMVAHHASPGTAHEPADGSDVPQTLH; encoded by the coding sequence ATGCCCAAGACCAAACCCCGTACCGCTGCAACCGGCACCGCCGACGACATCGAAGCGGCCTTCTACGAAGCGCTGCAGCGCGGCGATGTCGATGCGCTGATGGCCTGCTGGGCCGACGAGGACGAAGTGTTCTGCGTTCATCCCGGCGGCCCGCGGCTGGTCGGGCCGGCCGCGATTCGTGCCGCTTTCGAGCACATGTTCGCCAACGGCGCCATCCATGCCACGCCGGCGCGCGTGCGCAAGATCGAGTCGATCGCGAGCGCGGTGCACAACGTGCTCGAACGCATCGAGGTGCTCACCGCCGAAGGACCGCGCCATGCCTTCGTGCTGGCCACCAACGTCTATCACCAGACCGCCCAGGGCTGGCGCATGGTCGCGCACCATGCGAGCCCGGGCACCGCGCACGAGCCCGCGGACGGGAGCGACGTGCCTCAGACCTTGCACTGA
- a CDS encoding YheT family hydrolase — protein MQDYVAPRWLPGGHLQTIWPALWARRADAPLPDYRRERWTTPDGDFIDVDFLDAAGARPRPLLVLFHGLEGSSRSHYAEAFASFAAARGWDYAVPHFRGCSGEINLAPRAYHSGDFEEIGWILARLRAHRDTTGGGPMLAVGVSLGGNALLRWAEEAGEAAAKTVRAVASISAPLDLAAGGAAIGRGFNRLVYTRMFLATMKPKALAKLAQHPGLFDRERLLAAHDLYAFDNVFTAPLHGFRDTDDYWTRGSAKPHLHAIRIPALVVNAVNDPFVPGESLPRQGEVGDHVTLWQPAHGGHVGFAMGLPPGHVRGLPERVGAWLAGAE, from the coding sequence ATGCAGGACTACGTCGCACCCCGCTGGCTGCCGGGCGGCCACCTGCAGACCATCTGGCCCGCGCTGTGGGCGCGGCGCGCCGACGCCCCCTTGCCCGACTACCGGCGCGAGCGCTGGACCACGCCGGACGGCGACTTCATCGATGTCGATTTCCTCGATGCCGCGGGCGCGCGGCCGCGGCCGTTGCTGGTGCTGTTCCACGGGCTCGAAGGCTCCTCGCGCAGCCACTATGCCGAGGCCTTCGCATCCTTTGCGGCCGCGCGGGGCTGGGACTATGCGGTGCCGCATTTCCGCGGTTGCAGCGGCGAGATCAACCTCGCGCCGCGCGCCTACCATTCGGGCGACTTCGAGGAGATCGGCTGGATCCTCGCGCGCTTGCGGGCGCACAGGGACACGACCGGCGGCGGGCCGATGCTGGCCGTGGGCGTCTCGCTCGGCGGCAATGCACTGCTGCGCTGGGCGGAAGAGGCGGGCGAAGCGGCGGCGAAGACGGTGCGCGCGGTGGCCTCGATCTCGGCGCCGCTCGACCTCGCGGCCGGCGGCGCGGCGATCGGGCGCGGCTTCAATCGGCTGGTCTACACGCGCATGTTCCTCGCGACCATGAAGCCCAAGGCGCTGGCCAAGCTGGCGCAGCATCCGGGCCTGTTCGATCGCGAGCGCCTGCTGGCGGCGCACGACCTCTACGCCTTCGACAACGTCTTCACCGCGCCGCTGCACGGCTTTCGCGACACCGACGATTACTGGACGCGCGGCTCCGCCAAGCCGCACCTGCACGCGATCCGGATTCCCGCGCTGGTGGTGAATGCCGTCAACGATCCCTTCGTGCCGGGCGAGAGCCTGCCGCGGCAGGGCGAGGTCGGCGATCACGTCACGCTCTGGCAGCCCGCGCATGGCGGCCATGTCGGCTTCGCGATGGGGCTGCCGCCCGGCCACGTGCGCGGATTGCCGGAGCGTGTCGGCGCATGGCTGGCGGGAGCAGAATAG
- a CDS encoding DUF2946 family protein, whose amino-acid sequence MDDIVRQALAKWPNVPHCYGWLGLDARGNWYMRDDRTQALGPFASAKGSLLRHDKLIEFIHRNYDHDEQGQWFFQNGPQRVYVELEAAPWIWRVGDDFSVRAHTGLAVEPGACLLDEDGKLYLAAPIGLGLVHTQDVGVAAGAVEEGRWVPQNVRAADLPARFGHVMSPAAAQPVKPASA is encoded by the coding sequence ATGGACGACATTGTTCGACAGGCGCTGGCCAAGTGGCCCAACGTACCGCATTGCTACGGCTGGCTCGGGCTCGATGCGCGCGGCAACTGGTACATGCGCGACGACCGCACGCAGGCGCTGGGGCCTTTTGCCTCGGCCAAGGGATCGCTGCTGCGGCACGACAAGCTGATCGAATTCATCCATCGCAACTACGACCACGACGAGCAGGGCCAGTGGTTCTTCCAGAACGGTCCGCAGCGCGTGTACGTCGAGCTCGAGGCCGCGCCCTGGATCTGGCGCGTGGGCGATGATTTCTCGGTGCGCGCGCACACCGGCCTGGCCGTCGAGCCGGGCGCCTGCCTGCTCGACGAGGACGGCAAGCTCTATCTGGCGGCGCCGATCGGGCTCGGCCTGGTCCATACGCAGGACGTCGGCGTCGCGGCCGGCGCGGTCGAAGAGGGACGCTGGGTGCCGCAGAACGTGCGCGCTGCGGACCTGCCGGCGCGCTTCGGCCATGTGATGAGTCCGGCGGCGGCGCAGCCCGTCAAGCCTGCGTCGGCCTGA
- a CDS encoding c-type cytochrome yields MSDAHNQATEDAHTGPIKNPKQLLLTVFFAFVAPIFIIMGLVSYVVSGNHPSSLAQGESMALYGVSKETRDRDVAARLEKIGSVEIRDANRPLATGEAVFKAQCFACHGTPGIPAAPHFSDAAAWAPRIGQGYATLLDHALHGKGMMPPQGGGDFEDTEIGRAVVYMADAGGAKFPVPDRPAAAGAAGAASAPAADASGATPAPAAAASK; encoded by the coding sequence ATGAGCGACGCGCACAACCAGGCCACAGAAGATGCCCACACCGGCCCGATCAAGAACCCGAAACAGCTGCTGCTGACGGTATTTTTTGCGTTCGTCGCACCCATCTTCATCATCATGGGCCTCGTCTCGTACGTGGTCTCCGGCAACCATCCCTCGAGCCTCGCGCAAGGCGAGAGCATGGCGCTGTACGGCGTCTCGAAGGAAACGCGCGACCGCGACGTTGCCGCCCGGCTCGAGAAGATCGGCTCGGTCGAGATCCGCGATGCCAACCGCCCGCTGGCCACCGGCGAGGCGGTGTTCAAGGCGCAGTGCTTTGCCTGCCACGGCACGCCCGGCATTCCGGCCGCACCGCACTTCAGCGACGCCGCAGCCTGGGCCCCGCGCATCGGCCAGGGCTATGCCACGCTGCTCGACCATGCGCTGCATGGCAAGGGCATGATGCCCCCGCAGGGCGGCGGCGACTTCGAAGACACCGAGATCGGCCGCGCCGTGGTCTACATGGCCGATGCCGGTGGTGCCAAGTTCCCCGTGCCGGACCGCCCGGCGGCTGCCGGCGCAGCAGGCGCGGCCTCCGCACCGGCGGCCGACGCTTCCGGTGCGACGCCGGCACCCGCAGCGGCCGCAAGCAAGTAA
- a CDS encoding efflux transporter outer membrane subunit, translating into MNRLTPSLRALHVASPTPLQGAIPADRQSRIRGISRNGLALAAALFVAGCSFIPTYERPAAPVPATFPNAAQAPAAGQAPASTIAWQNFFTDARLQKLIETALANNRDLRVAVLNIEQARAQFQIQRSALFPAVGVTASGSRSGPNPYQAVDPSLGSVLSQYSVNLGVSAWELDFFGRVRSLKDAALAQYLATDEARKATQISLVSAVASGWLTLLADDQLLEITRQTLATRDESLKLTRLRFDNGVASEIDSRLAESLAETARAAYAQQQRQRMQDENALTLLLGAPVPPEATAGDERGLEAAAPMADLPAGLPSDLLADRPDIRAAEQQLIAANANIGAARAAFFPRITLTSSIGTASTEFSGLFDKGTKAWSFAPQITLPIFDAGRNRAGLESARAGREIAVAQYEKTIQTAFREVADALAGRATFGEQVRALRAQSDAEAVRFKLADLRYRNGIASGLDLLDSQRSLFAAQQAAVETRLLQLQNQVVLYKTLGGGAG; encoded by the coding sequence ATGAATAGGCTCACCCCCAGTCTTCGCGCACTTCATGTCGCTTCGCCAACCCCCTTGCAGGGGGCGATACCGGCGGACCGGCAGAGCCGGATCCGCGGTATCTCACGCAATGGCCTTGCGCTGGCTGCTGCGCTGTTCGTGGCGGGCTGCTCGTTCATTCCGACCTACGAGCGTCCTGCCGCGCCGGTGCCGGCCACTTTCCCGAACGCGGCGCAGGCGCCTGCCGCGGGACAGGCACCTGCGTCCACGATCGCATGGCAGAACTTCTTCACCGATGCGCGGCTGCAGAAGCTGATCGAGACGGCGTTGGCCAACAACCGCGATCTGCGCGTGGCGGTGCTCAACATCGAACAGGCGCGAGCGCAGTTCCAGATCCAGCGTTCGGCGCTGTTCCCGGCGGTGGGGGTGACGGCGAGCGGCTCGCGCTCCGGGCCCAATCCCTATCAGGCGGTCGACCCCAGCCTCGGCAGCGTGCTGTCGCAGTACAGCGTGAATCTCGGCGTGTCGGCCTGGGAGCTCGATTTCTTCGGCCGCGTACGCAGCCTGAAGGATGCGGCGCTGGCGCAATACCTCGCGACCGACGAAGCGCGCAAGGCCACGCAGATCAGCCTGGTGAGCGCGGTCGCCAGCGGCTGGCTCACGCTGCTGGCCGATGACCAGTTGCTCGAGATCACGCGCCAGACGCTGGCCACGCGCGACGAATCGCTCAAGCTCACGCGCCTGCGCTTCGACAATGGCGTGGCCTCCGAGATCGATTCGCGCCTGGCCGAGTCGCTGGCCGAGACGGCGCGCGCGGCCTATGCCCAGCAGCAGCGCCAGCGCATGCAGGACGAGAACGCGTTGACGCTGCTGCTCGGCGCGCCCGTGCCGCCCGAAGCCACCGCAGGCGACGAACGCGGCCTCGAGGCCGCCGCGCCGATGGCGGACCTGCCGGCCGGCCTGCCCTCCGACCTGCTTGCCGACCGGCCGGACATCCGCGCGGCGGAGCAGCAGCTGATCGCGGCCAACGCCAACATCGGCGCCGCGCGCGCGGCCTTCTTCCCGCGCATCACGCTCACCTCGTCGATCGGCACCGCGAGCACCGAGTTCTCGGGCCTGTTCGACAAGGGCACGAAGGCATGGTCCTTCGCGCCGCAGATCACGCTGCCGATCTTCGATGCCGGGCGCAACCGGGCCGGGCTGGAATCGGCGCGCGCCGGCCGCGAGATCGCCGTGGCCCAGTACGAGAAGACCATCCAGACCGCCTTCCGCGAAGTCGCCGACGCGCTCGCGGGCCGCGCGACCTTCGGCGAACAGGTGCGCGCCCTGCGTGCGCAGAGCGATGCCGAGGCAGTGCGCTTCAAGCTGGCCGACCTGCGCTATCGCAACGGCATCGCCAGCGGACTCGACCTGCTCGATTCGCAGCGCTCGCTCTTCGCGGCGCAGCAGGCCGCGGTCGAGACGCGGCTGCTGCAGTTGCAGAACCAGGTGGTTCTCTACAAGACGCTGGGCGGAGGAGCGGGTTGA
- a CDS encoding efflux RND transporter permease subunit translates to MAKFFIDRPIFAWVIALFIIVMGSVAITQLPISQYPPVAPPAIVINVAYPGASAQTLEDSVLSVIEREMNGSPGLIYMESVAQADGTGTITISFETGTNPDLAQVDVQNRLSRATPRLPAAVTQQGVRVDKSRNNFLLFTILSSDNPAIDPTALGDYASRNVLPELQRVPGIGQAQLFGTERAMRIWIDPARLQGLNLSAADVNAAIRAQNAQVSSGTIGDLPNVPGQAIAATVVVNGQLTSVEQFGNIVLRANTDGSTVRLKDVARIELGGQAYSTSARLNGQPAVGIGVQLAPSGNALASAKAIRAKMTELAKYFPQGVKWTIPYDSSRFVSISITEVVKTLLEAVALVFLVMFLFLQNWRYTIIPTIVVPIALLGTFATLLALGFSINVLTMFGMVLVIGIVVDDAIVVVENVERIMSEEGLSPLEATRKAMRQISGAIIGVTVVLISVFVPLAFFAGSTGNIYRQFAAVMVASISFSATMALSLTPALCATLLKPVEAGHHHEKRGFFGWFNRGFSRTAKGYESFVARLLRRAARYLVVYAAIIAAVVLVYRQLPTSFLPQEDQGNILVNVQLPPGATQERMLSVIKQVESYILKQPEVESMVGVLGFSFSGQGQNAGLAFVTLKDWKQREDPAHSADALAGRAFGALSGIRDAFIYPLSPPPIPELGNASGFTFRLQDRNGAGHEALINARNQLLGMASKSPMLTQVRPDGLEDAPQLQIDIDRDKANALGVSFDSINTTLSTALGSTYVNDFPNQGRLQRVIVQADAPARMQPEDILKLNASNSQGAPVPLATFATTRWVNGAQQTVRYNGYPAIRISGSAAPGYSSGAAMTEMENLAAKLPAGFGYEWTGQSREEKLAGSQAIILYGFAVLAVFLSLAALYESWSIPLAVILVVPCGVLGVLLATLFRSYSNDVYFQVGLITIIGLSAKNAILIIEFAKDLQAQGKGVIESALAAAHLRFRPIVMTSLAFGLGVMPLFLASGAGSASQRAIGTGVLGGMVTGTGLAVFFVPIFFVIVRTFFKGSARQHEADKRHAQAAGIEESHDE, encoded by the coding sequence ATGGCCAAGTTCTTTATCGACCGACCGATCTTCGCATGGGTGATCGCGCTGTTCATCATCGTGATGGGCAGCGTGGCGATCACGCAGTTGCCGATCTCGCAATACCCGCCGGTGGCACCGCCGGCCATCGTCATCAACGTGGCCTATCCCGGCGCCTCGGCCCAGACGCTGGAAGACAGCGTGCTGTCGGTGATCGAGCGCGAGATGAACGGCTCGCCCGGTCTCATCTACATGGAATCGGTCGCGCAGGCCGACGGCACCGGCACCATCACGATCAGCTTCGAGACCGGCACCAACCCCGACCTCGCGCAGGTCGACGTGCAGAACCGGCTGTCGCGCGCGACGCCGCGGCTGCCGGCTGCGGTGACGCAGCAGGGCGTGCGCGTGGACAAGTCGCGCAACAACTTCCTGCTGTTCACGATCCTGTCCTCGGACAATCCGGCGATCGATCCGACCGCGCTGGGCGACTACGCTTCGCGCAACGTGCTGCCCGAACTGCAGCGCGTGCCGGGCATCGGCCAGGCGCAGCTGTTCGGCACCGAGCGCGCCATGCGCATCTGGATCGACCCGGCCAGGCTGCAGGGCCTCAACCTCTCGGCGGCCGACGTCAACGCGGCGATCCGTGCGCAGAACGCGCAGGTGTCCTCCGGCACCATCGGCGACCTGCCCAATGTGCCGGGCCAGGCCATCGCGGCCACGGTGGTGGTCAACGGCCAGCTCACGTCGGTCGAGCAGTTCGGCAACATCGTGCTGCGCGCCAACACCGACGGCTCGACCGTGCGATTGAAGGACGTGGCGCGCATCGAGCTCGGCGGCCAGGCCTATTCGACCTCGGCGCGGCTGAACGGCCAGCCGGCCGTCGGCATCGGCGTCCAGCTGGCACCGAGCGGCAATGCGCTGGCCTCGGCGAAAGCGATCCGCGCCAAGATGACCGAACTCGCCAAGTACTTCCCGCAGGGCGTGAAGTGGACCATCCCCTACGACAGCTCGCGCTTCGTCAGCATCTCCATCACCGAGGTGGTCAAGACGCTGCTGGAAGCGGTGGCGCTGGTGTTCCTGGTGATGTTCCTGTTCCTGCAGAACTGGCGCTACACGATCATCCCGACCATCGTGGTGCCGATCGCGCTGCTGGGCACCTTCGCGACGCTGCTCGCGCTGGGCTTCTCGATCAACGTGCTCACCATGTTCGGCATGGTGCTGGTGATCGGCATCGTGGTGGACGATGCGATCGTGGTGGTCGAGAACGTCGAGCGCATCATGAGCGAGGAAGGCCTGTCGCCGCTGGAAGCCACGCGCAAGGCGATGCGGCAGATCTCGGGCGCCATCATCGGCGTGACGGTGGTGCTGATCTCGGTGTTCGTGCCGCTCGCCTTCTTCGCCGGCTCGACCGGCAACATCTACCGCCAGTTCGCGGCGGTGATGGTGGCGTCGATCAGCTTCTCGGCGACCATGGCGCTGTCGCTCACGCCGGCGCTGTGCGCCACGCTGCTCAAGCCGGTCGAGGCCGGCCACCATCACGAGAAGCGCGGCTTCTTCGGCTGGTTCAATCGCGGCTTCTCGCGCACCGCCAAGGGCTACGAGAGCTTCGTCGCGCGGCTGCTGCGGCGCGCGGCGCGCTACCTGGTGGTCTACGCGGCCATCATCGCCGCCGTGGTGCTGGTGTACCGCCAACTGCCGACCTCCTTCCTGCCGCAGGAGGACCAGGGCAACATCCTGGTCAACGTGCAGCTGCCGCCGGGCGCCACGCAGGAGCGCATGCTGTCGGTGATCAAGCAGGTCGAGAGCTACATCCTCAAGCAGCCCGAGGTGGAGAGCATGGTCGGCGTGCTGGGCTTCAGCTTCTCGGGCCAGGGACAGAACGCGGGCCTGGCCTTCGTGACGCTGAAGGACTGGAAGCAGCGCGAGGATCCGGCGCATTCAGCGGACGCGCTCGCGGGCCGCGCCTTCGGTGCGCTGTCGGGCATCCGCGATGCCTTCATCTATCCGCTGAGCCCGCCGCCGATTCCCGAACTGGGCAACGCCAGCGGCTTCACCTTCCGGCTGCAGGACCGCAACGGCGCGGGCCACGAGGCGCTCATCAACGCGCGCAACCAGCTGCTCGGCATGGCCAGCAAGAGCCCGATGCTGACGCAGGTGCGGCCGGACGGCCTGGAGGATGCGCCGCAGCTGCAGATCGACATCGACCGCGACAAGGCGAACGCGCTGGGCGTGAGCTTCGATTCGATCAACACCACGCTGTCGACCGCGCTCGGCTCCACCTACGTGAACGACTTCCCGAACCAGGGCCGCCTGCAGCGCGTGATCGTGCAGGCCGATGCGCCGGCGCGGATGCAGCCGGAGGACATCCTCAAGCTCAACGCCAGCAACAGCCAGGGTGCGCCGGTGCCGCTCGCGACCTTCGCGACCACGCGCTGGGTCAACGGCGCGCAGCAGACGGTGCGCTACAACGGCTATCCGGCGATCCGCATCTCGGGCTCGGCCGCACCGGGCTACAGCTCGGGCGCGGCGATGACCGAGATGGAGAACCTGGCGGCCAAACTGCCGGCCGGCTTCGGCTATGAATGGACCGGCCAGTCGCGCGAGGAAAAGCTCGCGGGTTCGCAGGCCATCATCCTCTATGGCTTCGCGGTGCTGGCGGTGTTCCTGAGCCTGGCCGCGCTCTACGAGAGCTGGTCGATCCCGCTGGCGGTGATCCTGGTCGTGCCCTGCGGCGTGCTGGGGGTGCTGCTGGCCACGCTGTTCCGCTCGTATTCGAACGACGTGTACTTCCAGGTCGGCCTGATCACCATCATCGGCCTGTCGGCGAAGAACGCGATCCTGATCATCGAGTTCGCGAAGGACCTGCAGGCGCAGGGCAAGGGTGTGATCGAGTCGGCGCTGGCCGCCGCCCATCTGCGCTTCCGCCCGATCGTGATGACCTCGCTGGCCTTCGGGCTCGGGGTGATGCCGCTGTTCCTGGCCTCGGGCGCGGGCTCGGCCAGCCAGCGCGCCATCGGCACGGGCGTGCTCGGCGGCATGGTGACGGGCACCGGGCTGGCGGTGTTCTTCGTGCCGATATTTTTCGTCATCGTGCGCACCTTCTTCAAGGGCAGCGCGCGCCAGCACGAAGCCGACAAGCGCCATGCGCAAGCCGCTGGCATCGAGGAAAGTCATGATGAATAG
- a CDS encoding efflux RND transporter periplasmic adaptor subunit, which produces MPVLHVSRHSLFSPRRAAVTAAVAAVLVLAACGKSDPPAAAGGGQAAPPPEVGVVVAAPGDIGLVTELPGRLEASRVAQVRARAAGILQERLFREGSDVKAGQPLFRIDPAPFAAAAQSAQASLARAEANAVQAKALAERYKPLVEANAVSKQEYANAVAAQKIAEADVAVGRAAVQTAKINLGYASVTAPISGRIGRALVTEGALVGQGDATELAVIQQIDPIYVNFTQSANDVLKLRRAMEGGQFKRANGADAAIIRVVLEDGSEYALPGKLLFSDLTVDATTGQVMLRAEIPNPKGELLPGLYVRVRLEQAQATNAITLPQQAVTRTQQGDTVTVVGADGKLSKRDVKISAARDNQWVVLDGLKAGEQVMVDGFQKLQMMPPGTAVKAVPWKAAAAAPAGAAPGSAPAASAASAPASAAAAKS; this is translated from the coding sequence ATGCCCGTCCTGCATGTCTCGCGTCATTCGTTGTTCTCGCCGCGCCGTGCGGCCGTCACGGCCGCGGTCGCCGCGGTGCTGGTGCTCGCGGCCTGCGGCAAGAGCGATCCGCCCGCTGCCGCAGGCGGCGGCCAGGCCGCGCCGCCGCCGGAAGTAGGCGTGGTGGTCGCGGCGCCGGGCGACATCGGCCTGGTGACCGAATTGCCCGGCCGGCTCGAAGCTTCGCGCGTGGCCCAGGTGCGCGCACGGGCCGCCGGCATCCTGCAGGAGCGGCTGTTCCGCGAGGGCAGCGACGTGAAGGCGGGCCAGCCGCTGTTCCGCATCGACCCCGCGCCCTTCGCCGCCGCCGCGCAGAGCGCCCAGGCCAGCCTGGCGCGCGCCGAGGCCAATGCGGTGCAGGCCAAGGCTCTGGCGGAGCGCTACAAGCCGCTGGTCGAGGCCAATGCCGTGAGCAAACAGGAATACGCGAACGCGGTGGCGGCGCAGAAGATCGCCGAGGCGGACGTCGCCGTCGGCCGCGCCGCGGTGCAGACCGCGAAGATCAATCTCGGCTATGCGAGCGTGACGGCGCCCATCTCGGGCCGCATCGGCCGCGCGCTGGTGACCGAGGGCGCGCTGGTCGGCCAGGGCGATGCGACGGAGCTGGCGGTGATCCAGCAGATCGATCCGATCTACGTGAACTTCACGCAGTCGGCCAACGACGTGCTCAAGCTGCGCCGCGCCATGGAAGGCGGGCAGTTCAAGCGCGCCAATGGCGCCGATGCGGCCATCATCCGCGTGGTGCTGGAAGACGGCAGCGAATACGCGCTGCCCGGCAAGCTGCTGTTCTCCGACCTGACCGTCGATGCCACCACGGGCCAGGTCATGCTGCGCGCCGAGATTCCCAACCCGAAGGGCGAGCTGCTGCCCGGTCTGTATGTGCGCGTGCGGCTCGAGCAGGCACAGGCCACCAATGCGATCACGCTGCCGCAGCAGGCGGTCACGCGCACCCAGCAGGGCGACACGGTGACGGTGGTCGGCGCCGACGGCAAGCTGAGCAAGCGCGACGTGAAGATCAGCGCCGCGCGCGACAACCAGTGGGTGGTGCTCGATGGCCTCAAGGCCGGGGAGCAGGTCATGGTCGACGGCTTCCAGAAGCTGCAGATGATGCCGCCCGGCACGGCGGTGAAGGCGGTGCCGTGGAAGGCCGCGGCCGCCGCGCCCGCCGGCGCTGCCCCGGGTTCCGCACCGGCCGCGTCGGCCGCTTCCGCGCCGGCGTCGGCCGCGGCGGCGAAGTCCTGA
- a CDS encoding TetR family transcriptional regulator, with protein sequence MVRRTKEEALETRHRLLDAAEVLFQAQGVSQTSLQQIAQQAGATRGAIYWHFKDKADLFNAMMERVKLPLEAAVQKAAGGIDADPMDEVERMMVEALKIMTTDPQVRRVFEVATHKVEYTHDMASVQERHLAARNACVLDFEKAMLGAARRARIRLPLPAAVAAQGLHALISGLIQNWLLDPSAFDLVGCGRRTFRVYLAGLGFVRPLASAAPDRR encoded by the coding sequence GTGGTTCGTCGCACCAAGGAAGAAGCGCTGGAGACGCGGCATCGTTTGCTCGATGCGGCCGAAGTGCTGTTCCAGGCCCAGGGCGTTTCGCAGACCTCGCTGCAGCAGATCGCGCAGCAGGCCGGCGCCACGCGTGGTGCGATCTACTGGCACTTCAAGGACAAGGCGGATCTGTTCAACGCGATGATGGAGCGCGTCAAGCTGCCGCTCGAGGCGGCCGTGCAGAAGGCAGCCGGCGGCATCGACGCCGACCCGATGGACGAGGTCGAACGCATGATGGTCGAGGCGCTGAAGATCATGACCACCGACCCGCAGGTGCGGCGCGTGTTCGAGGTCGCCACGCACAAGGTCGAATACACGCACGACATGGCGTCGGTGCAGGAGCGCCACCTGGCCGCGCGCAACGCCTGCGTGCTCGATTTCGAGAAGGCCATGCTGGGGGCCGCGCGCCGCGCCCGCATCCGCCTGCCGCTGCCCGCCGCGGTCGCGGCGCAGGGGCTGCATGCCCTGATCAGCGGGCTGATCCAGAACTGGCTGCTCGACCCGAGCGCGTTCGACCTCGTGGGCTGCGGCCGCCGCACCTTCCGCGTGTACCTCGCCGGACTGGGCTTTGTGCGGCCGCTGGCGAGCGCGGCGCCTGATCGGCGATAA